The following proteins come from a genomic window of Nicotiana tomentosiformis chromosome 12, ASM39032v3, whole genome shotgun sequence:
- the LOC138903238 gene encoding uncharacterized protein, with protein sequence MGSVQAISSEVTESWFSGHNLLEKFYMGLDPLNQSIEKNAEDGYFIDKTFARITQILDKMAEDNQAWHLEDTTGEIAYGTPSLTNMIKENQERDQVIAGLATNINVLTKMFTENQTKKVNVVEDVQPLSNEDCEEVNYIHNSQGGYQRQSYQGLGQQNQWRSNPKGQGHQQWQNDQGGSSQGTWSNNNNNYANRSSNPYVPPKGQYSNPSHWREGSSSESKLENMLERVLQNQERNDTSMKNMAEIVGSHTASIQKLEMQMRDLLKEQNPHQKGALPSDTIANPKGENEQIVEVNDLEQEGEAQVEVPVAIEVEKLPKEVKVQEANREEQLSVNIPFVEAFQEMPGFAKYLKVVISKKKTTKNEVVNVTHRVSSIIATTTVQKKEDPGAFTIPCTIGLRDFARALCDNGGSINLMPLSLYKQEGLGMPRPTSMMLQMVDHSTKRPLVIVDDVLVKVGKFLIPADFVILDCAVDKEIPIILGRPFLATGRALMDSERNEIKL encoded by the exons ATGGGATCGGTTCAAGCTATATCTAGTGAGGTCACTGAATCATGGTTTTCTGGACACAATCTTTTAGAAAAGTTTTACATGGGTTTGGATCCGTTGAACCAATCCATAGAAAAGAATGCGGAAGATGGATATTTTATAGACAAAACATTCGCAAGGATCACACAAATTCTTGACAAGATGGCAGAAGACAATCAAGCTTGGCACTTGGAAGATACCACGGGTGAAATTGCATACGGTACTCCCTCTTTGACCAACATGATTAAGGAGAACCAAGAGAGAGATCAAGTAATTGCCGGGCTTGCCACCAACATTAATGTGTTAACTAAGATGTTCACTGAAAACCAAACAAAAAAGGTAAATGTTGTGGAAGATGTGCAACCCTTGTCAAACGAAGATTGCGAGGAGGTAAACTATATCCATAATTCTCAAGGTGGTTACCAAAGACAATCCTACCAAGGTCTTGGACAACAAAATCAATGGAGGTCTAACCCGAAAGGGCAAGGCCATCAACAGTGGCAAAATGATCAAGGTGGTTCAAGTCAAGGTACTtggagcaacaacaacaacaactatgcaAACCGGAGTTCAAACCCCTATGTTCCACCAAAGGGGCAATACTCTAACCCTTCGCATTGGAGGGAAGGTTCTTCAAGTGAGTCAAAATTGGAAAACATGCTTGAAAGAGTATTGCAAAATCAAGAAAGAAACGACACTTCAATGAAGAACATGGCCGAAATTGTAGGATCACACACTGCATCCATACAAAAGCTAGAAATGCAAATGAGAGACCTGTTAAAAGAGCAAAATCCACATCAAAAAGGTGCCCTCCCAAGTGACACTATTGCAAACCCAAAAG GAGAGAATGAACAAATAGTTGAAGTGAACGATCTTGAACAAGAGGGTGAGGCACAAGTTGAGGTGCCAGTTGCTATTGAAGTTGAAAAGCTCCCAAAAGAAGTGAAAGTCCAAGAAGCGAACCGTGAAGAg CAATTATCGGTGAACATCCCATTTGTGGAGGCATTTCAAGAGATGCCGGGTTTTGCTAAATACTTGAAAGTCGTGATAAGCAAGAAGAAAACCACCAAGAATGAAGTGGTGAATGTGACTCACCGGGTTAGTTCCATCATTGCAACAACTACCGTTCAAAAGAAAGAAGATCCGGGAGCCTTCACCATTCCATGCACTATTGGTTTGCGAGATTTTGCAAGGGCTCTTTGTGATAATGGGGGTAGCATTAATTTGATGCCTCTTTCTCTTTACAAGCAAGAGGGGTTAGGTATGCCTAGACCTACAAGTATGATGTTGCAAATGGTCGATCATTCAACAAAAAGACCGttggtgattgttgatgatgtcCTTGTGAAAGTGGGAAAATTCCTCATTCCTGCTGATTTTGTGATCCTTGACTGTGCTGTTGATAAAGAAATCCCTATCATCTTGGGGAGACCATTCCTTGCTACCGGAAGAGCACTTATGGATTCAGAACGAAATGAGATCAAGTTATGA